The following proteins are co-located in the Candidatus Methylomirabilota bacterium genome:
- a CDS encoding rhodanese-like domain-containing protein, which produces MAYKDFVNANLVWTPDQLRERIGDQKDDDLIIVDTRPAPDFCAGHIEGAAHFDIYGYSLNDTRPEALAAFIWTLAYLMEIRGADFGKTVIFYEHNSGFRAARGFWFLEYLGHEDVHILDGGVTAWKGAGFPFTREAWPMFGSAQDLGPKGGRRIVRTGFSKHLKDPLEDRLATAQHIVDHLQDPDVRIHDTRTDREYYGEHVRAARGGTVPGSVHLEWVNFIGPDGALKPAAELREMLEGRGLTPDKEVIPLCQGGYRSAHAYMVYRLLNYPRVRNYLGSWKEWGDRVDLPIEVPRRRDT; this is translated from the coding sequence ATGGCGTACAAGGACTTCGTAAACGCCAACTTGGTCTGGACCCCCGATCAGCTCCGCGAGCGGATCGGAGACCAGAAGGATGACGATCTCATCATCGTCGATACGCGCCCCGCGCCGGACTTTTGCGCCGGTCACATCGAAGGGGCGGCCCATTTCGACATCTACGGTTACTCCCTGAACGATACGCGGCCCGAGGCGCTCGCCGCCTTTATCTGGACACTGGCATACCTCATGGAGATACGAGGAGCCGACTTCGGCAAAACGGTGATCTTCTACGAGCACAACAGCGGTTTTCGGGCGGCACGCGGCTTCTGGTTCCTCGAGTATCTGGGCCACGAGGATGTCCATATCCTCGACGGGGGGGTTACCGCCTGGAAAGGGGCGGGGTTTCCTTTCACGCGCGAGGCCTGGCCCATGTTCGGAAGTGCGCAGGATCTCGGACCCAAGGGGGGGAGGCGTATCGTCCGCACCGGCTTTTCCAAGCATCTCAAAGACCCGTTGGAAGACCGCCTTGCCACCGCGCAACACATCGTCGATCATCTACAAGATCCCGACGTGAGGATCCATGACACGCGCACCGATCGCGAGTATTACGGCGAGCATGTACGGGCAGCTCGGGGCGGGACTGTCCCTGGCTCCGTCCACCTGGAATGGGTGAACTTCATTGGCCCGGACGGCGCGCTGAAGCCGGCTGCCGAGCTCAGGGAGATGCTCGAGGGGCGTGGCTTGACACCAGACAAAGAGGTCATCCCTCTCTGCCAAGGCGGCTACCGATCAGCCCACGCGTATATGGTTTACCGCCTGTTGAACTATCCCCGCGTGCGGAACTACCTCGGCTCTTGGAAAGAATGGGGAGACCGGGTGGACCTTCCGATCGAGGTTCCGAGGCGCCGAGACACCTGA
- a CDS encoding polymer-forming cytoskeletal protein → MALWKEYPRKEQLSVETDQSEETPSRPELRYRVEERSQSTESFIGAGLTFEGKIQGAGHLRLAGRFEGTVQVDGDLNIEPGAHISGELQADTVRVGGEIHGNIHASSQVQLMQSGTLIGDLQAGSLTVAAGSRMRGKVEFGWDERGPSQYGISEEGEAG, encoded by the coding sequence ATGGCACTTTGGAAGGAATACCCGCGGAAAGAACAACTTTCGGTGGAGACCGACCAGTCCGAGGAGACCCCGTCGCGTCCCGAGCTCCGCTACCGCGTGGAGGAACGCTCGCAGTCAACGGAATCCTTCATTGGTGCCGGGCTGACCTTCGAGGGGAAAATCCAGGGAGCAGGCCATTTACGGCTTGCCGGCCGCTTCGAGGGAACCGTTCAGGTGGATGGTGATTTGAACATCGAGCCTGGCGCTCACATCTCCGGAGAGCTGCAGGCCGACACCGTCCGCGTGGGAGGGGAGATCCACGGGAACATCCACGCGTCATCCCAGGTGCAGCTCATGCAGTCCGGGACGCTGATCGGAGATCTCCAAGCCGGGTCCTTGACGGTGGCAGCGGGGTCGCGCATGCGGGGAAAGGTCGAATTCGGGTGGGATGAGCGAGGACCGAGCCAGTATGGCATCAGCGAGGAAGGCGAGGCCGGGTGA
- a CDS encoding AI-2E family transporter — translation MGNTAQGFRFLLIAASLVVVIAGLRAAAPIALPFALSLLLAILSLPLLLWLQDKRIPTTLAVLLTVLANIVCLGTIVLIVGGSVESFTREAPKYADRLQQMNAALLAWLQSKGIEVSPEIARDVINPGRAMAFVGQMFNSLASVLSNFILVIITTIFILFEITQFPQKLRLVFGSQDSDSDTFTKIVVDVQRYLGIKTLISLATGILIGVWVAILGVDFPILWGFLAFLFNYIPNLGSILAAVPTLLLALVQLGPGAAALVGLGYLAVNMVLGTFVEPYFMGRKLGLSTLVIFLSLVFWGWVWGPVGMLLSVPLTMVVKILLENSENFRWVAVLLAPTPAQDG, via the coding sequence GTGGGTAACACAGCACAAGGTTTCAGGTTCCTGTTGATTGCAGCCTCCCTCGTCGTGGTCATAGCAGGTCTGCGGGCCGCAGCCCCAATAGCGCTTCCCTTCGCGCTCTCCTTATTATTAGCCATTCTGAGCCTGCCGCTGCTGCTTTGGCTGCAGGACAAGCGGATCCCCACGACCCTGGCTGTTTTGCTGACGGTACTGGCCAACATCGTATGCCTAGGGACCATCGTGCTCATCGTGGGTGGCTCGGTGGAGAGCTTCACCCGGGAAGCCCCGAAATATGCAGACCGCCTTCAGCAGATGAATGCCGCACTGCTTGCTTGGTTGCAAAGCAAGGGGATCGAAGTCTCTCCTGAGATAGCACGTGACGTCATTAACCCTGGTAGGGCGATGGCTTTCGTTGGTCAGATGTTCAACAGTCTGGCTTCGGTGCTGTCAAACTTCATCCTGGTTATCATTACCACGATCTTTATCCTCTTTGAGATTACGCAATTTCCGCAAAAACTCCGTCTCGTGTTCGGCAGCCAGGATAGTGATTCCGACACTTTTACCAAGATTGTCGTGGATGTGCAGCGTTATCTTGGGATCAAGACCCTTATCAGTTTGGCCACGGGCATCTTGATCGGTGTCTGGGTGGCCATCCTTGGTGTCGACTTTCCGATTCTGTGGGGATTCCTCGCCTTCCTCTTCAACTACATTCCAAACCTGGGCTCGATTTTAGCTGCTGTCCCGACGCTGTTGCTGGCCCTCGTCCAGCTCGGGCCCGGTGCGGCGGCCCTGGTAGGGCTCGGTTATCTGGCGGTGAACATGGTCTTGGGAACCTTCGTTGAACCCTATTTCATGGGACGCAAACTTGGCCTCTCAACGCTGGTGATCTTTCTCTCGTTGGTCTTTTGGGGCTGGGTTTGGGGGCCCGTAGGGATGCTGCTCTCGGTTCCCTTGACCATGGTCGTCAAAATTCTCTTGGAAAACAGCGAGAACTTTCGGTGGGTGGCCGTGCTGTTAGCTCCCACACCGGCACAGGACGGTTGA
- a CDS encoding protein-L-isoaspartate(D-aspartate) O-methyltransferase has product MVVSVKDDPFVQTRKGMVEQQLKAEGITDPLVLTAMEQIPRHLFIPEPWRYEAYDNCAVPIGEGQTISQPFMVAVMTQALNLRVGEKILEIGTGSGYQAAILGWLAKEVYTVERIEPLVERARIILHTLGFDNVHVRLGDGTLGLPEEAPFDRILITAGAPAIPPALMEQLAWGGILVAPIGDHWMQELTIVAKEEGGPRVKRGVACVFVPLIGQGGWRPEPPTGQEGP; this is encoded by the coding sequence ATGGTAGTTTCTGTCAAGGACGATCCCTTTGTCCAAACCCGCAAGGGAATGGTGGAGCAGCAGCTCAAGGCTGAGGGGATCACTGACCCGCTGGTGTTAACGGCGATGGAGCAGATCCCTCGCCATCTCTTCATCCCCGAGCCTTGGCGTTATGAGGCCTATGACAATTGTGCGGTCCCCATTGGAGAAGGCCAGACCATCTCACAACCATTCATGGTGGCCGTGATGACGCAGGCCCTCAATCTTCGGGTGGGCGAGAAGATCCTGGAGATCGGGACAGGTTCGGGCTACCAGGCGGCTATACTCGGGTGGCTCGCTAAGGAGGTCTATACCGTCGAGCGGATCGAACCCCTGGTCGAGAGAGCGAGGATTATCCTTCATACCCTGGGCTTCGACAATGTCCACGTGAGACTTGGAGACGGGACCCTGGGGCTGCCCGAGGAGGCCCCCTTTGATCGGATCCTCATTACCGCCGGCGCTCCCGCTATCCCCCCTGCATTGATGGAACAACTTGCCTGGGGAGGAATCTTAGTGGCCCCCATCGGCGACCATTGGATGCAGGAGCTCACGATCGTTGCCAAGGAAGAGGGGGGACCTAGAGTGAAACGGGGGGTGGCCTGTGTTTTTGTCCCCTTGATCGGCCAAGGCGGTTGGAGGCCGGAACCCCCGACCGGTCAAGAGGGTCCCTAG
- a CDS encoding metal-dependent hydrolase: MRTYRMHIMTGALTAVLLVLATGATLAQAFELQWFGHAAYKITSPGGKVILVDPFITKNPKTPQALKDLNKLDKVDLILVTHGHGDHVGDTAAIAKMKGARVGMNADMGHTFASLGWVPYTQLLRFNKGGPVSPLGPGIKITMVRAEHSSEIRHVDPATKKITMYPGGEPCGYIIELENGFKIYHAGDTGIFADMKFIGEYYRPDLALLPIGGHFTMDPADAAYAVRNLLKTKTVIPMHYGTTKLLKGTPTAFKEALAGSSTRVIVMRPGETRTF; this comes from the coding sequence ATGCGAACATATCGGATGCACATTATGACAGGTGCGCTGACCGCTGTGCTGCTGGTGCTTGCGACGGGTGCCACACTTGCCCAGGCGTTCGAATTACAGTGGTTCGGACACGCTGCCTACAAGATCACTTCGCCAGGCGGCAAGGTGATCCTCGTGGACCCTTTCATTACCAAGAATCCGAAGACACCCCAAGCACTCAAGGACCTAAACAAGCTTGACAAGGTGGACCTTATCCTCGTCACCCACGGGCACGGTGACCATGTGGGCGATACGGCTGCGATCGCAAAGATGAAGGGAGCCAGGGTGGGCATGAATGCCGACATGGGACACACCTTTGCGTCCCTCGGCTGGGTACCGTATACACAACTGCTTCGATTCAACAAAGGCGGACCGGTCTCGCCGCTCGGCCCCGGGATCAAGATCACCATGGTGCGGGCCGAGCACAGCTCGGAAATCCGTCACGTGGACCCCGCCACCAAAAAAATAACGATGTACCCGGGGGGAGAGCCCTGCGGTTACATCATCGAGCTAGAGAATGGCTTCAAGATCTACCATGCAGGCGACACCGGCATCTTCGCCGACATGAAATTCATCGGCGAGTATTACAGGCCGGATCTGGCCCTACTTCCCATCGGGGGGCATTTCACCATGGATCCGGCCGACGCCGCATACGCAGTCCGAAATCTCCTGAAAACAAAAACAGTCATTCCCATGCATTACGGAACCACCAAACTCCTCAAGGGAACACCTACTGCATTCAAAGAAGCACTCGCGGGCTCCTCAACGCGGGTCATCGTCATGAGGCCGGGAGAAACACGGACGTTTTGA